Within Topomyia yanbarensis strain Yona2022 chromosome 2, ASM3024719v1, whole genome shotgun sequence, the genomic segment TTAGGTTGGACGAAAACACGAACAAGCCGAACAGCGCTGAGAAAAAGAATTCGTCAAGACGGGGGTTACAAACCTATCTGGAGCGGAAGTTGAGTATaatcgaagactgcatatcaagaagactggcaactctgtccagaatctggagacagtcacagtaacgccacttgcgggtaaaggtggtacttcccatagtgatgcacacacacatatacacttttacattaagcttcctaccttcctccagTAGAGGCGCTTGAACCTCTGTCGCTTTTCGTTTGTATGGAGGAAGGAAaaagatatcagtcttcttaatatgggGTCGTCGGTTAAATCCATGTAGAACCGGGTATGGATTCAGTGTTTCACCACGTTGAAACCTGATACCACGCTGATTTTCAAGCGGAGGCCTAGAGAATTGCATCCTTGCCGCCGCAAGTAGATCCTTATCCCGGGGAAGAAAATTGCTAATTGTTGGACGACTGCCTTGAGTATTGTTGTTGCGATTattgctgctattgttgttacgattgttgttgctattgttgttgtcaTTAAGGTTGTAGTTGTAATAACTGCTTCTGGATATCTGATATTTATTTGGTATTACGGCTATGTTGGTTTCTGTTTTCATTGCGATCATTTATTACCCGATACAACTGCTTTTTATTATCTTTTCTTCGTGCCATCGCCCTATCTTTCACCTTTTGCTGTTGAATTCTACGCTGATTACGTGCATCGTACTCCGTCCAGTCAGAGCGCCACACTTTCTTCGAACCCAAAAAGCGCCACCCTTCAGTGGCTTCGGCAGTGGAGCGGTGACCTAAGTCACCCGATTTTGTTGATTGGGCATTTAATTCGTCCATCAAGCTGGGGCCCGCTGGTGGCAAACAAGCATCGCGTATATCCAATTGTGCCGGCAAGAGATTGTACTTCTTTGAGAATGTCACAGCCAACTGAATTTGTTAAAGTTTTCGCTTCGTCTAAAACTTCACGTGCAGGACGCGATTCGCTCATGTAGTGTTCATTGCAATGAGCTGCCATATCTATGGTAAGGGTGCTTATGTTCTGAActtcgctgcagattttttccaaTTCTCTGGTCAAATCGGCAGTGAGATCATTTACATACTCCTCAATGTGTTTTTTGTGGACCCCAGAGAAATGTTGAACAGTGATGTGATATGGTTTTTTAATGTGACCAGCTCATCGGCCTTATTAAAAGAATTGCTGTCAATAGCCTGCGATAGTGCCGATACAGCGTTTGCCACTTGCGACGATGTGTTTTTGTTCACATTCGCCACTGATTCTTTAAGCTGCAACTCGACATTTTCGAATAAGCCAACAATTGAACTTTTTTATGTCAGCTGCTATTTGTAAGTTGCAGTCCGTTTGTGTAGTTATAGATTCAAATAGTTTTTCCTGTTGGTATAGCACCTTTCGTGTATCTATGCCTGCCATTAGATTATGCTGGCAGTGTGCACATAATGGAATCATGAAATGCGAAATAAATTCTTCTTGGTTTCGCTAGACTCCTACACAAGCTGCATGATAACATTTTCTACAGAATTCATACTGTCACAAGAACCGATCATCGCTGatgtaatagatatttccacaatgttatattgaatgtAACTAGTTATTAAATATCTTTGATAAATGAGAATGGCACAATTGCAGGTGGATAAcaacaggttttttttcgtgGGCGTTGCGCTCATCTCGAATTgtgcgcgaacagctcaatgttcaaaaaggattgcttttgggaatgagTTTGTAAGCCCACAAACAGAAAATCTGAGCGCGCCGTTTTGGGTGTAACGACGTGCAAACGGCAACCTTGCAGATATCTGACACCGCCATATCCATATAATATGCCGTCAGGTCTCAAGAAAAAAGAACTACACCGTGTGCTATTTGTTTTTATCCGATTTTATAGCAAGGAAAGTTGCACTATCCCTAATGTACTGAAGAGGATTGCACACATGCCTTGAAGCATCCCTTTTTCGGGTTCAACAGACATTGTCAATAACGCATTATCTGTCTCCACATACCATAAAACAGCGATTATCCAAGGAAGAATGTGTCATACGTCTACATACGCTGTAAAGTGTGGAAGAAATGCCCATGGGACGCCTACGGGAAGCAGTTCGAATTCAATGTCGTCATTACAGATTAAACATCTTAATCTACAGACAACAAAGAAAGCTTTCATTTCACGTAACAGGTACGCGTGAAAAATAACGACTACAATACGAGGTACCACATCACTGatgctagggttcgtcgcggtgcggatgtgggcggtaaatggatagtccgcaccgcaaccgcaaaaaaatattaaaaccgcaccgcttaccgcaaccgcactgcatttaccgcaccgcaccgcgcggtaatgcggtaaatgcggtaaaattctgtatttttgaaaaattactaatttttttgaataaccaaatataataaaatattactcTTATTTACACGTACATCagctttgacggactcctcagaatgtaattaAAAAAGCTGACACTTTGCAAgtgttattaataaaattccgtacattttgagataaatactttcgaaacaaggtaaatcttagcatagcactgaagtcatatgaaatgtagctgtacttagggttgtggtaccggtaataccagtaccgaaaatcccgggaataccgacccatttttggcaCCGTAATACCCGTACTGaagaaaagccagtaccggtattttcggtaccatacaattttttttatgaaaaatatgtggattcTCTAGGGggaaatgtttcaaaatattggtctgcaagatgacttttaattatattaattaccttctataagttaaacattactagctcccgatgtactgaacggaatgtttaaattctttatattgttattattaaattttaacgatcttgtactaaatttcataatattcacatctttttttattagcgacattctgattggtttccatttttactgggtggcacgtaataagactatggtcttattaaacctttatttataaaataaagaacagcgatttagcagctaacaattttagacttggtgagctACTACTGGGGCGATTTGTGATTATTAGTgataggaaaattcagcaaaactccatagtttacaggaaagcaaagagccgtggtatgcaggtcgaaaccaatttacagcaaatcaagagaggaaaagcgagcaacctgcttggatttactgccattctcgctttgatttactgttattaatagtgtttcttactTTTACCATCTGTTAAAGTCGataaaagtcgcaccgcttagcagttattgatttcatagtggcctagatttcgaaataaaagaaggtgccgcatacgaaaaatatgttctgctgaaatgagtcatgccattccgaattaattaaaaacaataaacatgttttttgatcagcacaaatcaatcgtctgagaataaggtcatcagtttcagcattcaatttcattttgaagctcttttcgaatttaaaaaagggcttcagtaccgtagtaccggttctcaaCAAAAAGGGTCGATATTGCGAACCCTACATGTacttcatcattatacatacaaaaacgttcttccgcagcaatcaataggaaaacttttatgttCTCCTAATTAATCAAAAGTTCTccaatttaatcaaaattcacagttgagaaaatgtcatcgtaaacgattcataattccacgattgtcaagaggaatcgggagaaatgatgcatttttaaattggatttgatagtgcaattcaattgtttttcaatgattgtattgttcattttatatatttgaaaaggttcacttgcaaatttttaaaagtgttcaaaatatgtcgtaaaaatactgatgccaaattatattggacacagcttatagattttatgtTTTAGTAACATATTGTTTTTTCATAttagaataaacaaaatgtaaaaaatcaagtagcgataggtcgaatacagattatattcggatttattttccaatcattgtcaagtccatggaaattagagcaatcaaatgtttattatgtttccctattgtaaggtaataagtttcgtcgttcttaaatggtaaaagtcaaagttttaattcactttttaatgcagactgcagacttatcaattatttttttaagtgcggttgcggtaataccgcgcggtaaatgctcatttcccgcaccgcatccgcaagaaaaagtgtcttaccgcaccgcagtttttgcggtgcgggtgcggtaaataccgcgcggttgcggtaaataccgcaaccgcgacgaaccctaactgATGCCATGCTTTATAAAACCAACGCCATCACTGGCGGTTTGCTGTCTAGTGTTGCTCATCTCTACTAGAAACACGCTAGCACGAGATGCAGCTAGATGATATTATAATTACTTACGAAATGAGCAGTTTTCGTGAAAAACGAGTGACACATTCACACCACAGCAGCCACCACATCCGCACCGTCACCCAGTAGCGGTAAGAGTTATGTTGCCCGCACTTTGACAAGACGTAGGCCACGTGCGAACCCTCTGCTAATAGTTTTACCCTGCGCTTCCATCATCAGCCTACTACCACCGCTAATGGGGAGAAGGAGACGCATGATCGAGCTATAAATCACGCATATGTGCGCATATTCACGCCATAATTAAACGTCGCCGATATGATCCCGTGCAGTCAGTTGTGGGCGGGGTTTTCGAATTGAATGTGTCGCTAAATTCGGGGAGCTGTTCCAAAACGACGACGAGCTGTAAATAGTGGTGTTTCAAAATAATGGACAGCGTCGGCGGATGCGTTTCACTGCGCTCGAAACGACGACGGAGCCGTCCCGaagaaatagttatttttagttcTTCCAGAACTTAGGCGAGCGGGAAGCTATTTAAACGAGCAGGAACTATAAATCATTGTCATCGTGCAATAAATGCAATACGAGTTGACAAACTTGAAACTTGTTGATGAAAACAGTGGTACAAGTGTCACCGAAACTTCATGCTATAGTTATTCGTACGTGGAATTTCTGTCGACCGAGTTTTACGGTCGATGGAAATTCTTCTAGCCATCTAGCTAAATTTTGAACAAACATGAACATGCGTCTTAACAGCTATCTAATAATTTACGTGGATTTAAGTGCTATTTAATAGATGTTTTTGGAAAAATACAAAGCTTCATTATTGCACTGATCTTATAGACTCAAATGGATGCTGTcaagaagtttttaaatagTTTAATAAATGATAATCAATAACATAGAAAATGCTAATATACCAGCTCCACTAAATATTCTCCTAGGATCTCTTTATCAATCTTTGAACCGTTATtccaaagaaaaataaaagaagTGGACCATCGAGAGGATTTCGACACACCCCTAACAACCATCTAAAACATGTGATCTATCACACGGCCGAGCGGATTTATTCTATGAAAAACTCCTTCCTGCTTGATTCGTTCCGTTACAATTAGCATATTGAGGACGGAGCGAGGCACTGGCGGAGCGAAACACGCCAGAAGAATGGTTCGTCATTTgccaaaatgaaacaaattttcaGATTCAAACGCGACGCGAGTATTTATAGCACGCCGTAAGAACTAAATTTAATACTAAAATCACGTAACGGTTCCTAATACTGGGTGCACTGTATTTATGCATAGGAAAAATACACTTGTTCGCCGATCTGACCAGTTGTCGGTGATCGAGCGGAAGATGGTTGCGAAAGTGGCTTGTGTTTATTGCTCAATCGCGTAGATTGTCTCGCATGACAGTTGTCAGGGCGAGTGGTGTATACTTAAAACTAATCAATTAAGGCTATCAAccggtttatttttatttgctatcGCTTAAGCAAACATTAGTTTCCAAATCCAAATAAATGTCTGTTTTGACCTTTCCATTCCATCCGATGAAAGGTGCAGCGCAATCTGATCGACCATAACGATTCTGAAAAAATCAATGACCAAACAGTGTTCAACTTGATGAAATTTCTTTAAACGCGTGCAATTTGGTATCTTTACACCGAGTACTTCTACCAATCGCACATTGTGCGGGTTGGCATGGGAGGTAGCTTGACTGGCTGTCACCCAATAATGCAAATGAATACTGCCAATTTTCCCGAAAGAACACTGATTCAAATCGCACTACTTCCGTAGAAAATTGCATGGTCGCAACAGACAAAGAGACATAAAGCTATGAGGAAATTTCTCCAAAACATGTCGTTATGCTCATTTTACAATTGGGTATCCCTCAAAATCGGggagattttttaaatagttccaGTGTATCAGTAGCAGATGTGTCCTTTATGCAGATTTATGTGTATTACcggagcaaattctcatgggctCAGTCATCATACAGACTCTTAAAACGACTATAAATATGCTCCCTTCCAAGTTTCACAACCAACAAAACACCATAAAAAGGTCCTAATTACCCATAAATAATAAGCTCATTTATagtaaaatttatttgtttattacaTCAGCAGGCACATCCAAGCCACAATGATATATCCCTTAATACTAATCTTATTTATAACAATCATATGGTACATAAAAGCAATATTCATACAATGATTAACAAAAAACGATTAAAAAGATCAAATATCTTAAAAAGTCTTGCAAATCGTAGACGCAGAGTTCGTCGAAAAACGTTGAAATCGACAACTGAAGTGACGCATACTCTAATTAGTGCTTCGGAATGGTAATCGGAAcacttcttcgggtttacacacatacggttcgtgttacaccaatcagcaaagacttgaagctgctgttggagaaagCTGCTATCTTCAATTAAACGAATCAGACAAAGAATCATGAGATCATCCGCCAAGGACAAACGTGCAGTCTTAAGAACTAAATATACATTAAATTAAAGTATAGCAGAAACATTAACGGCCCCAAGTGGCTTTCTTGAGGTATTTCTGACAGAAGTGCCTGGCAATCTTCAATGACGGATGGTATCTCTTGGTCTGTTAGGGAGGAATTActgcaaaacactaccatttattccaaatcaAAGCAGCAGATAAGAcggtgtaaacaacgtcggtttGAGCACGACGTTCCATACTCTTTCTCTGTTATGTAAGATGTTAATCACATAACACCGTCCAGACGTGAAACTGGGCAGAAATGTGGTCATGGCCTAGGTTTGTTGACTTTGTTGACTTATGGTGTCACGAATTGTGATCTCCACGTAGAGTACTTCCGGGGTTTTCCGTGGGACTTGGCCACACAAACTTCCAGCCAAAACGTAAGGGGTGAGTAGGGGAATGCTTTAGGATTTTTATATGCCATTGGGTGTTTGTTTAGGTTAGGTTACCTGAGTCGAACTACTCCAGACTCGTAACTTCTTTTCCACTGCACTTTTAGCCACTAATGAAACGTGTGTCTATAAACGGTAAAACTATCTCTAGCAGAACTGGCTCAAAAAACTATCTAGTACTTCTGTAGTGCTCGGTGGCACACGTGGAAAAGAATGGTTAATACCTAATCCAATTTCACTTCCCTATCCCACCTCATTTTCCGCCTTCTTCGTCCCCCATTTCCTAATTCCATCCGTTAATTCCATATCCAATTCCTCCCGTTACGATATCTTTGTATGTGTAATGTGTCATGTGTTATGTGCGTtacattaatttaattattcatttaatttaacaGTTGATAAAAGGAATGAAATCAATATCAATCAagcttaatttaataattacatACTATATTGCTTACAATTTAGATTTACAATTTTTCACGACAGATCAAGACGAACAGTACTATACTACACACAAACATATACTTACTACCTATCGCTCGTTCGGAACCTGATCGTAGGGTAAAGCATCCAAAACGGTAACAACGAGTGAGTGATTTTTTAGTTTCTAGACTAAGCGTATTGTGGAATTGGTTTGTATATCACATAAATATATAAAGTATCCTACAAGCTATAGAGACGTCCtaaaaatttcaagaaaatCTTTCGCGAGATTTATCGAAATGAATAAGACTTTGAGATTCATCGGAGCTAAAATCAGTTACGTAGCATGCAAGAAAATCCAATAAATTTGAGGAATTTTTTGTCGAACTCCATTTCTCCGTGAACTTTAGGGAATGAAGTTGAGCTCCAAAGAAGGTGAATCAATGTGCTTATGAAGCTCGTAAGGTATTCAGTGAAATCTTTCACTCTACAGAGAATGTATACGAACTCGTACAATTTCTACGCGCTCGCGAAATGCAGGCTACTAAATTCTACtaaattcaaaataattttctgacctccagaatttttttttctaaacttcAACGAAGTCTGTGACACTGGAGGAAGTTCCGACCTAATTCAAGGATGATTTGCGGCGTACGGGGAACTATATATTTACAGTAAtaatcaacgattttttttattcgattcatCTATCTTCAAAAAATTATGCTTGAGATTATGCGACCACCCTGGCTGCTAcaccgttatcgatctggactagctgaagttgcacagggaatcagttgGTAATTATGCTTGGAAGTAGCGAAACATtcttcaatgtgcaactcctggtaatcctaaagtgttttattgatcaataccggcgccggccaggcccgaacgtagatcgcggaaggaaatgttagtccaatacttgcttttgctagagaccgtatatactactgcgcactccataaGCATCACGGGAAGAGGAGATATTTGTTGTAACTATGGAAGTTGGATTAtacatcttctttaccgacgccagagagaggACTCCACTATCTGTattagatatcgacccatcaactcaggGACCGGGGACCGACGGCTTTtctcccttccgaaggaagacgtcacCACAGATTTGTTCACCTCGGAAAAATCTCAtcgacctcgactgggattgacCCCAGACCAATTGGGATAAGTGGCGcttacgcttaccactcaaccaccggcgccggcATGAATTTTTTAATCGATATATCTATCTTCGAGAAATTATGAGCACAAAATTTTTACACTGCATTTAATAAATATACGAGAAAAAGTTTTAAACGGAACGGACGAGATCCGACCGAATCGCGCGGCGGATTTAGAGCAACAGTACGATGGATccatttaaattatttaaaatccACGTTTCAAGACAATCGGGAAATTTTCACGTTTATCAAAGAAATCATAGGAGCTTCGTAAGTAAAGTGAATAAAAAATTAGTAAGTAAGGTTAGTCAATGAATTTGAGTAGATAACCtccacaaaaataaaatatctaattAATATTGAAATCATAACCAACTTAATGATTTCTTTCGTACATACTGATTCGCGCAATGATAAGcaaaagattgcagattacaGCCAAGTATTAAAACATCATCGCAATCTCGACAAATATCTTCAACAGGTTAGATCGCTAACCTCCACTAATTATGAATTATTTGGCCCCTTTTCAACTACCAAACATGATTCCGCTTTCTCCGACCGAATCGTTAAAGAAAAACCCCTGGAGAGATGATCGCGGTAAAAAGGTGTCGGCGTCAGTTATAAATAGGCCGCCACAACCCACATAAAATGTGACCGCCGTGTGAAAACTCGTGGCTTGCAGCACTGCTTGCCAGAAACGACGTGCAGCGGGTAGCGTACATTCGGGCGACATCCGCTTGCATCGGCATTCGGCAGTGAATGGTGAGTGTCTTTCGCTAGCAGGGCGCATGCGTAAGGCGCCAACTGCCACCCTGCAAGTCGCATCTTGGACTAGAACGGTGCGTACGAGATTTTCCCGTGTCAGTTTTTCGTAACTCGTCTCTCTTTTCGGAGCTCTCCAAGAGGAAAAACCGCGTGTGGATCGAACTGTGCGGAAAATCGTGGTGGAAAAAGTCCTACTGAGGAGCTGCCTTTTTTCTCCTCAGTTTGGATATGCTGGTGGTTACTTAATTGGTACGAAGTTTTTCTTTTCGTTAATTGGTTCATCATTTGACATATTGATAGTTAAGTT encodes:
- the LOC131681071 gene encoding ras-related protein RabX-like, with amino-acid sequence MKTETNIAVIPNKYQISRSSYYNYNLNDNNNSNNNRNNNSSNNRNNNTQGSRPTISNFLPRDKDLLAAARMQFSRPPLENQRGIRFQRGETLNPYPVLHGFNRRPHIKKTDIFFLPPYKRKATEVQAPLLEEALFGLFVFSSNLTNSSEADHDEPATDENGSIG